In a single window of the Streptomyces sp. CGMCC 4.7035 genome:
- a CDS encoding GTP-binding protein, translating into MVSVSSEPVMPTALKILIAGGFGVGKTTMVGSVSEVPPLETEERMTEASLGIDDLSGVEGKASTTVAMDFGRITIAPELVLYLFGTPGQDRFWFMWDDLATGALAAVVLADTRRLDASFASIDFFEAREIPFAVGVNCFDGRRDCTVEQVRTALDLDPSTPVILCDVRSRASSKAVLLAVLEAARAQAAARLTPLAGR; encoded by the coding sequence ATGGTATCCGTCAGCTCTGAGCCGGTCATGCCGACAGCGCTGAAGATCCTCATCGCGGGCGGCTTCGGCGTGGGCAAGACCACCATGGTGGGCTCGGTGAGCGAGGTGCCCCCGCTGGAGACCGAGGAGCGCATGACCGAGGCAAGCCTCGGGATCGACGACCTCTCCGGTGTGGAGGGCAAGGCATCGACGACCGTCGCCATGGACTTCGGCCGGATCACCATCGCGCCGGAGCTGGTGCTGTACCTGTTCGGTACGCCCGGTCAGGACCGGTTCTGGTTCATGTGGGACGACCTGGCGACGGGCGCGCTGGCGGCCGTCGTCCTCGCGGACACGCGTCGCCTGGACGCCTCGTTCGCCTCGATCGACTTCTTCGAGGCGCGCGAGATCCCGTTCGCGGTGGGGGTCAACTGCTTCGACGGGCGCCGCGACTGCACGGTCGAGCAGGTGCGGACGGCGCTGGACCTCGATCCGTCGACACCGGTCATCCTGTGCGACGTGCGCAGCCGCGCCTCCAGCAAGGCGGTACTGCTCGCGGTCCTGGAGGCGGCCCGGGCCCAGGCGGCCGCCCGCCTGACCCCACTGGCCGGCCGCTGA
- a CDS encoding DUF742 domain-containing protein — MREPRWLDGAEAGRHLRPYAITGGRTRHSQHTFTLITLVVSRSAHEFDDDTLEPESAQILELCRDRAVAVAEIAAHLDLPVSVVKILCGDLLNAALIIVQSPPGQEEQPSVELIERVMDGIRQL; from the coding sequence ATGCGTGAACCGCGATGGCTCGACGGTGCGGAGGCCGGGCGTCACTTACGGCCGTACGCCATCACGGGCGGGCGCACCCGCCACAGTCAGCACACCTTCACACTCATCACGCTGGTCGTCTCGCGATCCGCGCATGAGTTCGATGACGACACCCTGGAGCCGGAGTCGGCCCAGATCCTCGAACTCTGCCGGGATCGCGCGGTGGCGGTCGCCGAGATCGCCGCGCATCTGGACCTGCCGGTGAGCGTGGTGAAGATCCTCTGCGGGGATCTGCTCAACGCCGCGCTCATCATCGTCCAATCGCCGCCCGGGCAGGAGGAGCAGCCGAGTGTGGAACTCATCGAAAGGGTGATGGATGGTATCCGTCAGCTCTGA
- a CDS encoding roadblock/LC7 domain-containing protein — MTEQVQPGPQLDWLLDGLVDRIPEIRCAIVLSGDGLLIGKSKDLRRDDAEHLSAVGSGMHSLARGAARHFHGGEVQQTVIQMERAFLFVTAAGRGARLAAIASEEVDVGMMAFEMGTLVKQVGQYMSAAPRVQTPSGGHIQDA, encoded by the coding sequence ATGACTGAGCAGGTACAACCCGGTCCGCAGCTGGACTGGCTCCTCGACGGCCTGGTGGACCGGATCCCGGAGATCCGGTGCGCCATCGTGCTGTCCGGAGACGGCCTCCTCATCGGCAAGTCGAAGGACCTGCGCCGGGACGACGCCGAACACCTGTCCGCGGTGGGTTCGGGCATGCACAGCCTGGCGCGCGGCGCCGCGCGCCATTTCCACGGCGGCGAGGTCCAGCAGACGGTCATTCAGATGGAAAGAGCGTTCCTGTTCGTCACCGCCGCGGGCAGGGGAGCGCGGCTGGCCGCGATCGCGTCGGAGGAAGTGGATGTGGGCATGATGGCCTTCGAGATGGGCACCCTCGTCAAGCAGGTCGGCCAGTACATGAGTGCCGCGCCGCGCGTGCAGACCCCTTCAGGCGGTCATATACAGGATGCGTGA
- a CDS encoding sensor histidine kinase has product MPGTRDRRTRHRSAPRRSLRFSFVLPFVVPAVCLTGLWGYTAAGLVDEHIQLQADADRDSSVARPAQAVLSALQNERRLTAVRQAGRTSSARTDLDAARKKTDAAIRAYRGSAGPDTSDLRRRAKSLDDALAALADRREAIDGRSLSAADAFQYFTDTITRGVSLVTAAVRSDDASLANGGAATASLVQITEMLSRQDALLSGALPSGRMPAVTRAQFAEYLALQREFRAGLTTGHLPAGTATGYARITDGAQWTTLGTIGDSMATAKGTALPQRASSWPDAADGVLGDLRSLGAESLRGLADDASGRADDLLLGMLLGTAATLAALAGGAVLALRARRATLGRLTELQSRTEELTRTLPLLLARIERGERVDPAVLAPQGHHATDELERLAGAIDRLGRVAADTAVRQSLGREGTEKVFAQLIRRTQILIHRLISLLDDLERKHEDSDLLKDIFKVDHLATRVRRHAENLVILSGSPPSRRMTAPVSLTDVMRSAVAETEQYTRVKVKNLPSDRRVALAGRAVADVTHLLAELIENGTSFSPPDTQVSVSATKVAKGLAIHVEDHGLGMPAEKMAYANELLAHPPKLDMTSLGEDPRLGHFVVARLAERHKIKVELRESVYGGTLVVVLLPSALLEEHQSPVLDQLKSAAAAAAGHVLETESRQAALDAEDRAFAGAVVGAAGGVAAAVGAGADVLTHTRLPDHSGFPEYGGAGLLPPASEHPVPSPAPDQWAPAQQAPVPQTHTTAHAAASGDRSGYPGPAAGHAQPQAGPPPGREPGAGRTAPAGQAPEPDAARPLTTPQVLPQRTRGASLAQQLRKEAAQTQGRPEGEGDKGVISPDASARAMIAIQQGLKRARMSETDGPAGADGRSTDSREPGANQL; this is encoded by the coding sequence ATGCCAGGCACCCGCGACCGGCGGACACGTCATCGGTCCGCCCCGCGCAGATCTCTCCGATTCTCGTTCGTCCTGCCCTTCGTCGTGCCCGCGGTCTGTCTCACCGGACTGTGGGGGTACACGGCGGCCGGCCTCGTCGACGAGCACATACAGCTGCAGGCCGACGCGGACCGCGACTCGTCCGTCGCCCGGCCGGCCCAGGCGGTGCTGTCCGCCCTGCAGAACGAGCGCCGCCTCACCGCCGTCCGGCAGGCGGGTCGCACCTCCTCCGCCCGTACGGATCTCGACGCCGCCCGCAAGAAGACCGACGCCGCCATCCGGGCCTACCGCGGTTCCGCGGGCCCGGACACCTCGGACCTGCGGCGCCGGGCGAAGTCGCTCGACGACGCGCTCGCGGCCCTCGCCGACCGCCGCGAGGCGATCGACGGACGCTCCCTGTCCGCCGCCGACGCCTTCCAGTACTTCACCGACACCATCACCCGGGGCGTCTCGCTGGTGACGGCGGCCGTCCGCAGCGACGACGCTTCCCTCGCGAACGGTGGCGCCGCCACGGCGTCCCTGGTGCAGATCACGGAGATGCTGTCCCGCCAGGACGCGCTGCTGTCCGGCGCGCTGCCCTCCGGCAGGATGCCGGCCGTGACCCGCGCCCAGTTCGCGGAGTACCTGGCGCTCCAGCGGGAGTTCCGCGCGGGCCTGACCACCGGTCATCTGCCCGCCGGCACGGCCACCGGGTATGCGCGGATCACCGATGGCGCGCAGTGGACGACGCTGGGAACGATCGGCGACTCCATGGCCACGGCCAAGGGCACCGCGCTGCCGCAGAGGGCATCGTCGTGGCCGGACGCCGCCGACGGCGTCCTCGGTGACCTGCGGTCCCTCGGCGCGGAGTCCCTGCGGGGACTGGCGGACGACGCCTCGGGCCGGGCCGACGACCTGCTGCTCGGCATGCTCCTGGGCACCGCCGCCACCCTGGCCGCGCTGGCCGGCGGCGCGGTGCTGGCACTGCGCGCCCGCCGCGCCACGCTGGGCCGGCTCACCGAGCTGCAGTCGCGGACCGAGGAGCTCACCCGCACGCTGCCGCTGCTGCTCGCCCGAATAGAACGGGGCGAGCGGGTCGACCCGGCCGTGCTCGCCCCGCAGGGCCACCACGCCACCGACGAGCTGGAGCGGCTGGCCGGTGCCATCGACCGGCTGGGCCGGGTCGCGGCGGACACCGCGGTGCGCCAGTCCCTGGGCCGCGAGGGCACGGAGAAGGTCTTCGCCCAGCTCATCCGCCGCACTCAGATCCTCATCCACCGCCTCATCTCGCTCCTGGACGACCTGGAACGCAAGCACGAGGACTCCGACCTGCTGAAGGACATCTTCAAGGTCGACCACCTCGCCACCCGGGTGCGGCGCCACGCGGAGAACCTGGTGATCCTCAGTGGTTCCCCGCCCAGCCGCCGGATGACCGCGCCGGTCTCCCTCACCGATGTGATGCGCAGCGCCGTCGCGGAGACCGAGCAGTACACCCGCGTCAAGGTGAAGAACCTCCCCTCGGACCGGCGCGTCGCCCTCGCGGGCCGGGCCGTCGCGGACGTCACGCACCTGCTCGCCGAGCTGATCGAGAACGGCACGAGCTTCTCGCCGCCGGACACCCAGGTCTCCGTGAGCGCGACGAAGGTGGCCAAGGGTCTGGCCATCCATGTCGAGGACCACGGTCTCGGCATGCCCGCGGAGAAGATGGCGTACGCCAACGAACTGCTCGCCCACCCGCCCAAGCTGGACATGACGTCCCTGGGCGAGGACCCGCGCCTCGGCCACTTCGTGGTGGCCCGGCTCGCCGAGCGGCACAAGATCAAGGTGGAGCTGCGCGAGTCCGTGTACGGCGGCACGCTCGTCGTCGTCCTGCTGCCCTCGGCCCTGCTGGAGGAGCACCAGTCGCCGGTTCTGGACCAGCTCAAGTCGGCGGCCGCGGCGGCGGCCGGCCATGTGCTGGAGACCGAGTCCCGGCAGGCCGCCCTGGACGCGGAGGACAGGGCCTTCGCGGGCGCGGTCGTGGGGGCGGCCGGTGGTGTGGCCGCCGCCGTGGGCGCCGGTGCGGACGTACTCACGCACACGCGCCTTCCGGACCACAGCGGCTTCCCCGAGTACGGAGGTGCAGGTCTGTTGCCGCCCGCGTCGGAACATCCCGTACCGTCTCCCGCGCCGGACCAGTGGGCCCCGGCACAGCAGGCCCCGGTTCCGCAGACACACACCACCGCGCACGCGGCGGCCTCCGGCGACCGGTCCGGGTACCCCGGGCCTGCGGCCGGCCACGCCCAGCCGCAGGCCGGACCGCCACCCGGCCGCGAGCCCGGCGCCGGACGCACCGCGCCCGCCGGGCAGGCGCCGGAGCCCGACGCGGCGCGGCCCCTGACGACCCCCCAGGTCCTGCCGCAACGGACTCGGGGAGCCAGCCTTGCGCAGCAACTGCGCAAGGAGGCAGCACAGACACAAGGCCGACCAGAGGGCGAGGGGGACAAGGGCGTCATCTCCCCGGACGCGTCGGCGCGCGCGATGATCGCCATTCAGCAGGGGCTGAAGCGGGCCCGGATGTCCGAGACGGACGGGCCGGCCGGCGCGGACGGCCGGTCGACGGATTCGAGGGAACCCGGTGCCAATCAACTATGA
- a CDS encoding FAD-dependent oxidoreductase: protein MFDAIVVGARCAGAPTAMLLARAGYRVLLLDKAPTGTDTLSTHLIHQPGVAALARWGLLDAVRASGCPPLDHAVYEVADIRLEGCARGVEGQRASFAPRRHVLDAILVEAAAAAGVEVRDRCRVTGLLRDDSGRVIGVEGSHDGRSFTERAHLVIGADGMRSTVARLTQAPYTVEDPRLTCAYYTYWADVPATLELHERPGSWVAAVATHDAATLVLAYFPQSRFEAVRTDARRAYLEQIRTTAPALYERLRGREPVERLRGTGDQQNFFRQAAGPGWVLVGDAGHHKDSITARGISDAFLQVDALVRRLDGLLGGDPAELDAALREFAKERDAALTPGYESTLGVARLTTPHEQRLSLLRAVQTDSELTAIYFDMVAGIETAGALYTPKLLALL, encoded by the coding sequence ATGTTCGACGCCATCGTGGTAGGCGCCCGCTGCGCCGGTGCGCCCACCGCCATGCTGCTGGCCCGCGCGGGGTACCGGGTACTCCTGCTCGACAAGGCCCCCACCGGCACCGACACCCTCTCCACCCATCTCATCCATCAGCCGGGCGTGGCCGCGCTCGCCCGCTGGGGACTGCTGGACGCGGTACGCGCCTCCGGGTGCCCGCCCCTGGACCACGCGGTCTACGAGGTCGCCGACATCCGCCTCGAAGGATGCGCCCGGGGCGTGGAGGGGCAGCGCGCCTCCTTCGCCCCGCGCCGCCATGTGCTGGACGCCATCCTGGTGGAGGCCGCGGCCGCGGCGGGCGTCGAGGTGCGCGACCGCTGCCGGGTAACCGGGCTGCTGCGCGACGACAGCGGACGCGTCATCGGTGTGGAGGGCAGCCACGACGGCCGTTCCTTCACCGAACGCGCGCATCTGGTGATCGGCGCGGACGGGATGCGCTCGACCGTCGCCCGGCTCACTCAGGCACCGTACACGGTCGAGGATCCCCGGCTGACCTGCGCCTACTACACGTACTGGGCGGACGTACCGGCCACACTGGAGCTGCATGAGCGTCCGGGCAGCTGGGTCGCGGCGGTGGCCACCCATGACGCGGCGACACTCGTGCTCGCCTACTTCCCGCAATCCCGCTTCGAGGCGGTCCGCACCGACGCGCGGCGGGCCTACCTGGAACAGATCCGCACCACGGCGCCCGCCCTGTACGAGCGGCTGCGTGGCCGGGAGCCGGTCGAGCGGCTGCGCGGCACCGGCGACCAGCAGAACTTCTTCCGGCAGGCGGCCGGGCCCGGCTGGGTCCTGGTGGGCGACGCGGGGCACCACAAGGACTCCATCACCGCGCGCGGGATCAGCGACGCGTTCTTGCAGGTGGACGCCCTGGTACGTCGCCTGGACGGCCTGCTCGGCGGCGATCCGGCCGAACTCGACGCGGCGCTCCGGGAGTTCGCCAAGGAACGCGACGCGGCTCTGACCCCCGGATACGAATCCACACTCGGCGTGGCCCGGCTCACCACCCCGCACGAGCAGCGGCTGTCGCTGCTGCGGGCCGTACAGACGGATTCCGAACTGACCGCCATCTACTTCGACATGGTGGCCGGAATCGAGACGGCGGGGGCCCTATATACGCCAAAACTTCTCGCTCTACTCTGA
- a CDS encoding amino acid adenylation domain-containing protein, whose translation MSEPQTAYAWFARSADTYGDDAVALEVGEDRLTYARLRDLSERLAARLVAAAGGTPPRRVGLLASRSVTAYAGYLAVLRAGATVVPLNPEHPSGRTADIVKAAEAEVVLTDSPEAGTDLGVPVLPVGPEELSSLADGPAPELPYVEAGPDDLAYIIFTSGSTGTPKGVPIPHRNLSAYLSQVAPRYDIGPGSRLSQSFELTFDGSVHDLFVAWAGGGTLVVPQRSQLLSPVRTINNLRLTHWFSVPSLISFASRLGTLTPNSMPTLRWSVFGGEPLTLDAAREWRTAAPGSRLEVLYGPTELTISCTAYRFPEDPAEWPGTPNGTAPIGTGYPVLDLLLLDEDGRPSDHGELYVRGPLRFPGYLDPANNAGRFLAPDGRPGGGEPLTDQHWYRTGDRVALSDGHLVHLGRTDHQVKIRGHRIELGEIEAMLRQQTGVRDALVLAVPAPDGEPELHAAVSGAGCTSDGLYAALGDRLPPYMLPRRIAVLDQLPLNANGKIDRRAVLGELGHPR comes from the coding sequence ATGAGCGAACCGCAGACCGCGTACGCCTGGTTCGCCCGCTCCGCCGACACGTACGGGGACGACGCCGTCGCGCTGGAAGTGGGCGAGGACCGGCTCACCTACGCACGGCTGCGCGACCTCTCGGAACGGCTCGCCGCCCGCCTTGTCGCGGCGGCCGGTGGTACCCCGCCGCGCCGCGTGGGCCTGCTGGCGAGCCGTTCGGTGACCGCGTACGCCGGCTACCTCGCCGTCCTGCGGGCCGGCGCGACCGTCGTCCCCCTCAACCCCGAGCACCCGTCGGGACGCACGGCCGACATCGTGAAGGCCGCCGAGGCGGAGGTCGTGCTGACCGACTCCCCGGAGGCGGGCACCGACCTCGGGGTGCCCGTCCTCCCGGTGGGCCCCGAGGAGCTGTCGAGCCTGGCCGACGGCCCCGCGCCCGAACTGCCGTATGTCGAAGCCGGTCCGGACGACCTCGCGTACATCATCTTCACCTCCGGGTCGACGGGCACCCCCAAGGGCGTACCGATCCCGCACCGCAACCTCTCCGCCTACCTCTCCCAGGTCGCCCCGCGGTACGACATCGGGCCGGGCAGCCGGCTGTCGCAGTCCTTCGAGCTGACCTTCGACGGCTCCGTGCACGACCTGTTCGTCGCCTGGGCGGGCGGCGGCACCCTCGTGGTGCCCCAGCGCAGCCAGCTCCTGTCCCCGGTGAGGACGATCAACAACCTGCGGCTCACCCACTGGTTCTCGGTGCCGTCGCTGATCTCCTTCGCCTCCCGCCTCGGCACCCTGACCCCGAACAGCATGCCCACGCTGCGGTGGAGCGTCTTCGGCGGCGAACCGCTCACCCTGGACGCGGCCCGGGAGTGGCGGACCGCCGCGCCGGGCAGCCGTCTCGAAGTCCTCTACGGCCCCACCGAACTCACCATCTCCTGCACGGCGTACCGGTTCCCCGAAGACCCGGCCGAATGGCCCGGCACTCCTAATGGGACCGCTCCCATCGGCACCGGCTACCCGGTCCTCGACCTGCTGCTGCTCGACGAGGACGGCCGCCCCTCCGACCACGGCGAACTGTACGTGCGCGGCCCGCTGCGGTTCCCGGGATACCTCGACCCGGCGAACAACGCGGGGCGCTTCCTCGCCCCCGACGGCCGGCCCGGCGGCGGCGAGCCGCTGACCGACCAGCACTGGTACCGCACCGGGGACCGGGTCGCCCTCAGCGACGGGCACCTCGTCCACCTCGGGCGGACCGATCACCAGGTGAAGATCCGCGGCCACCGGATCGAACTCGGCGAGATCGAGGCCATGTTGCGACAGCAGACCGGGGTGCGGGACGCCCTCGTCCTGGCCGTGCCCGCCCCCGACGGCGAACCGGAGCTGCACGCCGCGGTCAGCGGCGCCGGCTGCACCTCCGACGGGCTGTACGCGGCGCTGGGCGACCGACTGCCGCCGTACATGCTGCCCCGCCGCATCGCCGTTCTCGATCAACTGCCGCTGAACGCCAACGGCAAGATCGACCGGCGGGCCGTGCTCGGCGAACTCGGGCACCCCCGCTGA
- a CDS encoding beta-ketoacyl synthase N-terminal-like domain-containing protein encodes MNRSDVDARSVAVIGMACRLPGASGTDELWALLKDGVDATSETPPERYDVDALHSARGPGRIASRRAGYVEEIAEFDAEFFGMSATEALELDPQQRLLLMAAWEALEDAGQRPDLLAGSRTGVFVGNARADYLELALRQGPEGATASQLNNFRSLLPARISHAFDFRGPSIVVDTACSSSLVAVHQAVQSLRARESPLALAAGVNLKLRPDEGLVMTQAGGMAADGRSKFGDANADGHAPSDAVAVVVLKRLTDALADGDRIRAVIRGSAVGNDGRTSDSVLNPSLEGQIEVLRWAYEDAGIDPADVDYVEAHGSGSPALDPLELSALGRVLGEGRPADRPLLVGSVKTNIGHGEAAGGLAGLIKAVLCLEHGQVPASLHLSAPNPDVAWDELPLVVPGSLVDLPETGRPAVAGISGQGSSALNAHVVIRRPDPVDAPVVPAADGTPYLLVLSARGPAALEALARSYAAHLSPGGAGTAYPVRDICFSAATRRQHHAHRLAVVGASHEELAAALTGSPTLGGRPLSAVADRYRRGEDVDWEKVFGGGGRFVPLPTYPWQTKRYWPGEQHEHGGGDLATWVLREHARTGFDDASTLTDIGIDSLAKLRIVVELTKRSSQEVDPEEFGRLRTVGELRQWTRALEAAAR; translated from the coding sequence ATGAACAGGTCGGACGTGGACGCCCGGTCGGTGGCCGTGATCGGCATGGCCTGCCGGCTCCCCGGCGCGTCGGGCACCGACGAGCTGTGGGCTCTCCTCAAAGACGGCGTCGACGCCACCAGCGAGACCCCTCCTGAACGTTACGACGTTGACGCGCTCCACTCCGCCCGCGGCCCGGGCCGCATAGCCAGCCGTCGTGCGGGTTATGTGGAAGAAATCGCCGAGTTCGACGCCGAGTTCTTCGGGATGTCCGCCACCGAGGCGCTCGAACTCGACCCGCAGCAGCGGTTGTTGCTGATGGCGGCCTGGGAGGCGCTGGAGGACGCCGGGCAGCGGCCCGATCTGCTGGCCGGCAGCCGGACCGGGGTGTTCGTGGGCAACGCCCGCGCGGACTACCTGGAGCTGGCCCTGCGCCAGGGTCCGGAGGGCGCCACCGCCTCGCAGCTGAACAATTTCCGCTCGCTGCTGCCCGCCCGGATCTCCCACGCCTTCGACTTCCGCGGCCCCAGTATTGTCGTGGACACAGCATGCTCATCCTCCTTGGTGGCCGTCCACCAGGCCGTGCAGAGCCTGCGCGCCCGGGAGAGTCCCCTGGCGCTGGCCGCGGGGGTGAACCTCAAGCTCCGTCCCGACGAGGGCCTGGTGATGACCCAGGCCGGCGGCATGGCCGCCGACGGGCGCAGCAAGTTCGGCGACGCGAACGCCGACGGCCACGCCCCCAGCGACGCGGTGGCGGTCGTCGTCCTCAAGCGGCTCACGGACGCGCTGGCCGACGGAGACCGCATACGCGCCGTCATCCGGGGCAGCGCCGTCGGCAACGACGGCCGCACCAGCGACTCGGTGCTCAACCCTTCCCTGGAAGGCCAGATCGAGGTGCTGCGCTGGGCGTACGAGGACGCCGGAATCGATCCCGCGGACGTCGACTACGTCGAGGCGCACGGCTCCGGATCGCCCGCGCTCGACCCCCTGGAACTGAGCGCGCTGGGCCGGGTCCTGGGCGAGGGACGCCCGGCGGACCGGCCGCTGCTCGTCGGCTCGGTCAAGACGAACATCGGGCACGGGGAGGCCGCGGGCGGGCTGGCGGGGCTGATCAAGGCCGTGCTCTGCCTGGAGCACGGCCAGGTCCCCGCGAGCCTGCATCTGTCCGCGCCGAATCCCGACGTGGCCTGGGACGAGCTGCCGCTGGTGGTGCCCGGCTCCCTCGTCGACCTTCCGGAGACGGGGCGGCCGGCCGTCGCCGGGATCTCCGGGCAGGGCTCCTCCGCGCTCAACGCACACGTGGTGATCCGCAGACCCGACCCCGTCGACGCGCCGGTCGTACCGGCCGCGGACGGCACGCCGTACCTCCTCGTCCTCTCCGCGCGCGGCCCCGCCGCCCTGGAGGCTCTCGCCCGGTCGTACGCCGCCCACCTCTCCCCCGGCGGCGCGGGGACCGCGTACCCCGTGCGCGACATCTGCTTCAGCGCGGCCACCCGCCGACAGCACCACGCGCACCGGCTGGCGGTCGTCGGGGCGAGCCATGAGGAGCTGGCGGCGGCGCTCACCGGGTCGCCGACGCTCGGCGGCAGACCGCTGTCGGCCGTCGCCGACCGCTACCGCCGGGGCGAGGACGTGGACTGGGAGAAGGTGTTCGGAGGCGGTGGCCGCTTCGTGCCGCTGCCCACCTACCCCTGGCAGACCAAGCGGTACTGGCCCGGCGAACAGCACGAGCACGGCGGCGGCGACCTGGCGACCTGGGTACTGCGCGAGCACGCCCGCACCGGCTTCGACGACGCCTCCACCCTCACCGACATCGGGATCGACTCGCTGGCGAAGCTGCGGATCGTGGTCGAGCTGACCAAACGGTCCAGCCAGGAGGTCGACCCGGAGGAGTTCGGCAGGCTGCGCACCGTGGGCGAGCTGCGCCAGTGGACGCGTGCCCTCGAGGCGGCCGCCCGATGA
- a CDS encoding GAF domain-containing protein → MDPLSSDQARLAGEQRRLRLQVLGLNTVEAEATFDRVARLAASFTQSPLAMVNFINDERQMFRGMYVPTASPDDKVSPDGAGIAFDLSDLSREAPGDYGFCPHVVAQGSQLALDDVFDYPRFKGNPLVNDLGVRSYLGTPLRDNTGMILGTVCVADTKPRVWDRAVREGMQQLSETLLSDFKLRDSLLAQQQELFAVFDGAPFPIMLTEGPNHLLRYANGKQGAAFGMVPQFSPGRLVLPGLEAVGVFNAMDDAFHTGQPATLSRAAISTYDDPRPQDFNFLCTPVRTSPGAPVSGVLTVAMNTTGQAYPGAEQQAFAANVQERFERLGAGGLPGGMPGGMPGRRVESAGYPR, encoded by the coding sequence ATGGATCCCCTCTCATCCGACCAGGCCCGGCTCGCGGGCGAGCAGCGCAGGTTGCGACTGCAGGTTCTCGGCCTCAACACCGTCGAGGCGGAGGCCACCTTCGACCGTGTCGCACGCCTCGCCGCCAGCTTCACCCAGTCACCGTTGGCCATGGTCAACTTCATCAACGACGAGCGGCAGATGTTCCGCGGCATGTACGTGCCCACCGCCTCGCCCGACGACAAGGTGAGTCCCGACGGCGCCGGGATCGCCTTCGACCTCAGCGACCTGTCCCGGGAGGCGCCCGGCGACTACGGCTTCTGCCCCCATGTGGTGGCCCAGGGATCCCAACTGGCCCTGGACGACGTCTTCGACTACCCGCGCTTCAAGGGCAACCCGCTCGTCAATGACCTGGGCGTGCGCTCCTACCTCGGTACCCCGCTGCGCGACAACACTGGCATGATCCTGGGCACCGTGTGCGTCGCCGACACCAAGCCCCGTGTCTGGGACCGTGCGGTGCGCGAGGGCATGCAGCAACTCTCCGAGACCCTGCTGTCCGACTTCAAGCTGCGCGACAGCCTGCTGGCCCAGCAGCAGGAGCTGTTCGCCGTCTTCGACGGTGCACCGTTCCCCATCATGCTCACCGAGGGCCCCAACCACCTGCTGCGCTACGCCAACGGCAAGCAGGGCGCGGCCTTCGGCATGGTCCCGCAGTTCAGCCCCGGCCGTCTCGTGCTGCCCGGACTGGAGGCGGTGGGTGTCTTCAACGCGATGGACGACGCCTTCCACACCGGGCAGCCCGCCACGCTGTCGCGGGCCGCGATCAGCACGTACGACGATCCGCGGCCGCAGGACTTCAACTTCCTGTGCACACCGGTGCGTACGTCGCCCGGGGCGCCGGTCAGCGGTGTCCTCACCGTGGCCATGAACACCACCGGGCAGGCCTACCCCGGCGCCGAGCAACAGGCCTTCGCGGCCAACGTCCAGGAACGGTTCGAGCGGCTCGGCGCGGGCGGTCTGCCGGGCGGGATGCCGGGCGGGATGCCGGGCCGGCGCGTGGAGAGCGCGGGGTATCCCCGCTGA